In Aedes albopictus strain Foshan chromosome 3, AalbF5, whole genome shotgun sequence, the genomic window CGCACTCACATTCGTTCATAATCATACACACGCTGTTGACGCACGCACATTACTAGAAAACAAATTCTACCACGGTTATTCTAGTACTACTACAATACGCTAACACACACGAACGAACGCCCTTTCACTTTCGCTCTATCTCGCCGCTCCCCGGCGATAGCCGGAcggacgaacgaacgaacgaacggacgAAAGTGCGGGAAGCGATAACAGGGGTGACATCTAGGTGGCGTTACATAATTTAGTGTTTTGTTTCTtcttttcattgttttttttctgtttgttttcTTTTTGGTATTTGATTATACAACAATACACGGTCCGATTCGCTGTTTTAGCTGCCACACATACACGCGCGAATCGTCGGAGATAAATTCGACCTAGCTACGTGGGAGACACGCGTGATTGAACGATGAACGATGATGCGTCGATAATACAGGTGTGTGTGTGTTTTGAGTGTGAGTGTGTCTGTGTTTGGGTTCTACAAAATGTGTTTCGATTGACAGATGCTGACGACGGTGCTAGTACTACGCGCGAAAGATGTGTGTGCAGTAGTAGCAGCTAAGagctagtagtagtagtagtagattCTGTGGGTTCGGGTTACGAACAAATCCCACGGATAAAATCAGTcgtttttgtttcaaatatgttttttttacctAGAAAACGGGAGCTTCCACTTGAATATAAGTCTTTTCTCAGTTATTTCCACGGCTGCTGAATTTAGGGGAAACGGTAGAATGGTTTCTGCGAACTTGCTGTTTCACACAATAAGAGGTGATGATGGCGACGCTTTTTGTTGCTGTTAAAAGGCATTTTTTTGTTATTCGCGTTTTGGATTAGAGTACCTAGAGGTTTTGTTTTTTCGTGATCAGGTGAAAGTGTGAACTAGTtcgaaatctcaaatttttatgTGAAACTAATGTGATGTTGCGTATCTCGAACCGAAATTATTGAAGATAGCTTAGGAATGAAAATGCAAATTTCGAATGTAGTACTAGACTTCGGATAATCGTTCGAACAACTTGTATAAAATAATTTGCAAAAGTACTGAAAACTTTGTCTTCAGCGACTCCACAAACGTTAGAGCTGTCAATGAACATTAATTTCATCTATAGATTTTATCTGCATACAAACTCAATAACATCAACGTTGGTGAAGCTCCTTGTCGAGGTTAACCCATTTTGTAGAACTATCTCGAGTAGCAATATTCTAGTACTTCACGAAAAATATCACCAAAAAACATACATAGCCGTAAGAGTGAAGCTGGATTTGGTTTTCCAATCGCATTATAGCCTTAGATGACGATCTAGTACTACCACAATTCGGTAATCTAGTACTACCAAGATCGAACTCAAAAGTTCGAATTGAGATACGCAACATACGGTTTACTGTGATTTGCTTTCAATAAAACATCATTAGTTGAGCAGCAGTTCGTCGATCTAGTACCTCACAAAAGTAAGCTTTTGTCAGCATTTCTATCGCTTCGTCTAAACAAGGTAAGAATTCGCCCAACTTACGCTCGTTTTGGAGTTTTTCATCAAGTTTCACCACTATTCATTAGTTTGTTTGTTGTTTTAGTTTCTGAATTAGCTAAATATAtgtttgtttctttttttaatcatgtttaacCATCTACCATCTGGAACAACTGTGTGTGTTATGTTGCTTTTATGAATGTGTGATTTTATAAAAAGGGCTTCTTTCTTGAATACGATATTCCGGTTACTATTTTTTTAAGATAAACTGTCAACACTCTAAAAACTTGACAACATGCTCGGTAAACTTCGCTGCTCCTGACACAATATCATCCGCTCTAAAGGGTAGTAGTTCTCAGCAACGATGCAAATATATTATTATATCCGACTACCTTGTCGTCGCCGCCGCCATCACCACCACCTCCATTCGAGGTGGCAGAATCTCTAGCCTCGATTCCTCCGCCCCCCTCCCGTACCGGCCCATACGGTCCATCGCTGGGATAATCGTAGTGATGGACGGCGTAGCCACCGTTCGCCTTCGCCATCGCCGCCCTAGTCGTCGTCATATAAGTAGTACCCGTAGTACTAGAACCACCACATCTACTACCAACGAAACCGTACGCCACCGCAGTACTAGCATATCCCACGGAACCCTTCCGGTTGCCACCGCCACCGTCCTCTTCGAAAGTTGTTCTAGTTGTTGTTGTATCATCACCACCTGCGCTGTCTTTGTTttggttgttgttgctgttgttgccaCCAGAGGTCTGGTGATCATTGTCGCCATTGTTGCCACCATTGTTGCTGCCACCGCTGCTGCCGCCATTTCCGCCATCGCCTCTGCCGTCACCGTCGCCATCGCCGCCCTTATCACTGCCGTCCGGGGCATCGCTACCGACCGAGTGATACTCCTCCGACTTTGTATCGAGTCACAGGCGTAGATCGTACGCGATCTTGGAGGCAATGTTCTTGAAGCCGATGCTGGTACCTGCGGAGGAAGGAAATCACAAGGTTTGAGTTAAAACCTCAGGTAAAATATGGTTAAAAGTATTTTGCTTTAGGAACGCAAAGATTGATTTGAAATAAACCTTTTCAAATATGGTATCGTATTTGTAAACACATGATTGTGGATTTATTTCCCAGGAAAAAAACCAGCTCGATGTTCTAGCACTTTACCGGACAAACCAGCCACttccagaccaacaattgaaaaggccgcatcaacattttgtaaacaaacatgtttctgccgACTtggaggccttttgaactccacccacgcaCCTCACCATcattaacagaaagcgcaaacatcaagctttctgtcaatggtggtgagatgcgtgggtggatcccagaaggccctaagtcgacagaaacatgtttgtttacgcaatgttgatgtggccttttcaattgttggtcctgacttgtcatccgaatactaccccacagtaaaaaaagcgagccaacatctctgacccccatagtggtttctgcctttagtggtgttgcgtgtacgtacacgctgcattacacgaacaccacctgagttactggttgaaaatagtaaacaaagatcagctgttcccagcaaaatcaaatgggcatattttcaaccagctgatttgcattagtgttcgtgacaccgcgctgcgaaaccactattgtgcgttgaaccccattttgacagcaaaaagtttgtaaacagtaaaatttctggaccaacacttgaaaagcgcgtaatattttccacaacaaaaaagaaaattttcgaaaatacggagaatcatgaaaaaatctaattctcttagctaaaatatgttacaataaataaaaacgtgttcaaattaggccgcaattggggatgcaaagaacttttttgttaaaaaatatcactcgtaaactacgcctaaatcaaatgtttgacctgaaacaaatgatgacttcaaaaacatggccgcatcgcagccggttggGACAAATTGACTCAGACAAGAGTCAACTTCAGCTTGTTTGATTTGTAGAGATGCTCAGCTTACACATTCTTGTGATGTGCTTTGTTAAGGTGTCATAATGCATCACGaagattgtttgcctcgcgtttttgaactgatgaaaaactgtcaattctgcagcaacgcagcagaaacagtatcatcgtaatcactgcgagtgagcaaatagaGTACAgtgaaacctccatgagtcgatattgaagggaccatcgactcaaggaaatatcgagtagtggaacaaaaatcctttgggaagttttttgggggaccatcatagtaacccagaaaacaTTTTTCAGcatggaaaaaattacctccatgagtcgatatcgagtcaaggaacatcgactcatggaggttcgactgtaatactttttcatacgaatattcgctttggttgcagagaattatcactttgaaatttcgagccgcatatccaacatggctgtcgatgctgatgatgccgtaagaagCCTTAATGCATCGTAGCTTAAACGGTAGTtgatctagtactacaccaaGTAAAATATGTATCAGCATCCCGATAAAGACAATAAAAGCAAGATTTTTGTTCATCCACTGATCTGATTAAAAATTGTGGATTTATTACATAATGCCAAACACTGTTCGATAATCTAGTACTACCCTTAATGAAAGTATGATAACGTTTCATGTATTATAACGAAGTTCCTGAACATATGCCTGACGAAATTCtggatgagctgaatttttgtatggtgagaaggtaaattctccgtttttaCAATGAGATGGGGCAAAAGAGTGGgttttatgattttttgattAATTTAATGCTGTTCGAGCACATCTTTGGTTGACTATGTATTAAAGAGGCAAGAAATAAttacccaaagttttgttcaaacagcatcaaattaggcaaggaatcataatacccatgctttttgcaccaattcattgcagaaatggagaatttatcATCTCACCGTACAAACATCTATCTCATTACTACAAACCTAGTACTTCACCCATTGTGTCCCATGTTACTTAAAAGTtcgtctttcttttttttttcgttcgtcaTTAAGCGATTCTCATGTTGAACTCTTCGTCTCCTGTCTAACGGCAGTCAGTCCGCGCTGATGGCCATCAACTTTCTAATCCTTTCTAATCAATAGACGCTCTTATACCTGCATCTTGACCGTGCGCTCTTTGGCGCTCCGTCATCTCGCGTACTACTCGGATAGTTCCCGGAGGTGGATTTACCCAACACCGACGAAGACTTCCTCGACAGTCGACAATGatatgaatttttgaacaaactgcaaaaatctctacagtttcagataaggaaggtgtcattcgccgcacgctGGAAGTTattgtatcgggcccgttttaccccactctctctctttttaATCTTTTTGGAAAAATGCTGGAGTGCAAagtaaatgatttatttgattcgtgtttgtgtaaaaacttccgtaatatcgaatggagctggtttggctcaccgcacggccttaaaaattgaaatatcttcaaataaccccaacatcccctatttctttaaatttttacATGTATCTTCTCCCGAAGTAGAACGTAATCCATAAGAGCAGGACCTACCctatgtcaaatttccgatactatggaagtttttacacaaatacgattTAAATAAGGCATTTATTTTGCACACCAGGCGGAAATAGATGGGAAAATCCTCAAAAGGTGTGAGAaagagagagcggggtaaaacgagctcaatacacagacttccagcatcgtgcggcgaatgacaccctccttatttgAAACTTGTATgaatttttacagtttgtgtcaaaaatccactccgagcagagatattgcatttattcgcgttttatacctattttttcccactgtgcggtggATCAAGGCTACTCCAATCGCGGCTGTTAGGAGAGTATTCTCGTTACTACAATATCAACAGCGTtccaagcagtgctgaaaatttcatttcgtcatatctaaatttaatcacctacagctcattttagaagctgaacctgagaatatggtatatatgcaaaacttgtgcggctagaccagttctgcaagaaagtcacggaaaaatctctatttttcgaatatttaaggtaaatgtcacgggctaccttcgaaaaatcccaatgatattcacggtgaatatcatttggcatttttcaaaggtagtccgtgacatttaccttaaatattcgaaaaatagtagtttttccgtgactttcttgcagaactaaactagccgcacaagtttttcatataccatattctcaggtttagcttctaaaatgagctgtaggtggttgaatttagatatgacgaaatgaaatttttgtaattgcgttgcatgttcccctacttttcactcgcggcaaGGTATGTACtgataacggcctacttttcttcactaaaacaaaagtgccgaaaagtactacttttcggcactcttaagagtgctgaaaaataatacttttcggcacttttgccagcgcaCACTTTTTCCCAACTACCACCACTTCCGTTGATACAGCTGCTGCTTCTATATTCACTGAGCAGCTCGAGTCCGAAACAGGATGATTTAGCTTCTGATTCAGACTGCAGATCAGGTGTAGATGCTGTAGCTGGAACTGCTTTCGCTCTTGCCTATGctgctgcatgacgacgacgggagcttgaaaatTCGTGACACCCAGCCTAccacagcctacctgatcgaacaaaaatacAACGCAGGCATGCTTGGAGGCGCGCACGTGGTTTCTCTTGTTACATGTTTGTGTTACAAAAAGAGATTAAACTTAACgatatttttgcaattacaaaaaactttgaatgcaactcgttgcaaaactcgattttttcagcactcgtcgtatttatccaactcggcaagcctcgttggataaatgtacgactcgtgctgaaaaaatcatcattttgcaacttgttgcataaataactatttcagcactggTTCCAAGTATCTTCTTTGAAGTACATcgcttcgacaatgttgtagacTGTTCTGCCGACTGAAATGCAGACCATACCTGATACATTCGAGGAGAACATGTTCCGTTGTCTCCTCCACGCTGTTTAGTACTGTTCAATTACGCTTCGTATTCAGCGCTGCAGCCCATGCTGGGGAATCATATCATACCTGAGTGAGTATTGACCATGCTACGCTCGCCAGAAACACCTCTTTCTGCTTCGTGGTCCGACGATGTTCAAAATGATCGTCGCTGTAGCGTTGGCAGCCTTCGCCACTTTTCCTCATGCGTAGTCAACGTACTTTATGAAGTTCAGACGATCATCGACGATCACCCGTGGATGCTTCGCATGTCCATGCGATTACGGGCTCTCCGACTACAATTCCCATCCTATGGACTGCTTTACACTTGCTGACCAGAAGCACTTCTGTTTTATGATGAGAAATCTCAAGTTTGACTCCAGTCATCTATCTTTCAACAGTTATAATTGATTCCGTCACCAACATTTCTATTTCTTCAAGCTTCTCACCTGTTACCAACAACACGACGTCAATTTTCCCTTGCGGAAACCGAACTGATTGCGCTGACAACTCCTTCTCACTTTCAGCCCATGATGTCAACCTGTTAAGGCTAATCTTCTCTTTTCTCAGTTTCCTTATGGTATCCAGCAGATATATGGGCGTTCCGGGCCCTTTTGGCGGCTTTTCTGGTTTCGAAAGCAACATCAACTTCTGAACCTTCCATCTGTCTGGAAAATAGCCTTCGCCTGACATTTTTGTAGCGCCGTCGCCAACATCGCCGTTCTAAGTGTTACATTGGGGATCCCATCCGGAACAGGACCTTGAggccagggttgttaacgttaatcaacgattaacgccgttaacgttaactT contains:
- the LOC134283987 gene encoding uncharacterized protein LOC134283987, which produces MTERQRAHGQDAGTSIGFKNIASKIAYDLRLDAPDGSDKGGDGDGDGRGDGGNGGSSGGSNNGGNNGDNDHQTSGGNNSNNNQNKDSAGGDDTTTTRTTFEEDGGGGNRKGSVGYASTAVAYGFVGSRCGGSSTTGTTYMTTTRAAMAKANGGYAVHHYDYPSDGPYGPVREGGGGIEARDSATSNGGGGDGGGDDKVVGYNNIFASLLRTTTL